Proteins from one bacterium BMS3Abin08 genomic window:
- the ylxH gene encoding flagellum site-determining protein YlxH, which yields MEGMSSPAKRIRTIAITSGKGGVGKTNVVANLAVSLQRRGNNVLVFDADLGLSNIDVLFGIVPKYTIQHLLSGERSLQEVLVKGPEGILILPASSGVEEITCLDEFQRLRVLDEFDSFDGKIDYLLIDTGAGISSNVTFFCIAAQEIIVVITPEPTSLTDAYALIKVLYTKYQERNFKILVNYTRSSSEALETFRRLHLVTERFLKLSLDYLGLIPRDGAVKRAVIAQDAVVIREPDSSSSRSFRDLALKLHNSSNDERLKGSIQFFLGNLFGNGEAVNTVSRGAD from the coding sequence ATGGAAGGCATGAGCAGTCCCGCAAAACGGATAAGAACTATAGCCATCACCAGCGGCAAGGGCGGCGTCGGCAAAACAAACGTGGTAGCAAACCTTGCCGTTTCCCTGCAGAGGCGCGGCAACAACGTCCTCGTCTTTGATGCCGATCTGGGATTAAGCAATATCGACGTCCTCTTCGGAATCGTACCAAAATACACAATCCAGCATCTCCTGAGCGGTGAACGGTCGCTCCAGGAGGTCCTTGTTAAGGGACCGGAGGGAATACTTATCCTTCCGGCATCTTCAGGCGTTGAGGAAATAACATGCCTGGATGAATTCCAGAGATTGAGGGTTCTCGATGAGTTCGATTCCTTTGACGGCAAGATCGATTATCTGCTCATTGACACAGGTGCGGGCATATCCTCAAATGTCACATTCTTCTGCATAGCAGCCCAGGAGATAATAGTGGTAATTACCCCCGAACCCACTTCCCTCACCGATGCATATGCCCTGATAAAGGTGCTGTACACAAAGTACCAGGAAAGGAACTTCAAGATACTCGTGAATTACACCAGGAGTTCATCGGAGGCGCTTGAAACCTTCAGGAGGCTGCATCTCGTAACGGAGCGGTTTCTCAAGCTCTCCCTCGACTATCTCGGTCTCATACCCCGTGACGGTGCCGTCAAACGAGCAGTGATCGCCCAGGATGCGGTTGTCATACGGGAGCCCGACAGCAGCTCATCGAGGTCCTTCCGTGACCTTGCATTGAAGCTCCATAACAGCAGCAACGACGAGAGGCTCAAGGGGAGCATTCAGTTTTTTCTCGGGAACCTCTTCGGTAACGGTGAAGCCGTTAATACCGTGTCAAGAGGGGCTGATTAA
- the flhF gene encoding flagellar biosynthesis protein FlhF, with amino-acid sequence MRIKRFNARTFSEALTLIKRELGPDAVILSSEQVREDMVELVAAVDNSEAPLARKSAGTASTGGYSDLRSEIERLRDAIVQMRNSGYEMRLPENRRRILSLLLKNSVKEEFAMRLCERASDLKSLFQRLSEELSTMRIDNSQAAIMLIGPTGVGKTTTLAKLAAREIRMGRKVAVVTLDTFRIGATDQLKRFSRLLNIPLEIVRDPSELKSRISKHMSMDRIFIDTAGRNPGEGRYLEELKKVYKLGLPIETHLLMSPNSDDSFLTSAYRHYSRLNIDCLGFTKLDESVKRGSIYNLSLLYQKPVAYITTGQRIPGDLAFPDSSTLARLVLGEGLTATENNGGIRA; translated from the coding sequence ATGAGAATTAAGAGATTCAATGCAAGGACATTTTCCGAGGCGCTGACCCTGATCAAAAGGGAACTTGGCCCCGATGCGGTAATCCTTTCATCAGAGCAGGTGAGGGAGGATATGGTTGAACTGGTGGCGGCAGTTGATAACAGCGAAGCACCCCTTGCGCGAAAATCAGCGGGTACGGCATCAACAGGCGGCTATAGCGACCTCAGAAGTGAAATCGAACGTCTCAGGGATGCAATTGTTCAGATGAGGAACAGCGGATATGAGATGCGCCTGCCGGAAAACAGGAGGAGGATTCTATCCCTGCTCCTGAAGAATTCGGTTAAAGAGGAGTTTGCAATGAGGCTCTGTGAGAGGGCAAGTGACCTGAAATCCCTGTTCCAGCGACTATCGGAAGAACTGAGCACCATGCGTATTGATAATTCACAAGCGGCAATCATGCTCATCGGTCCAACAGGCGTGGGCAAGACTACGACCCTTGCCAAACTTGCCGCAAGGGAGATCCGGATGGGCAGGAAGGTCGCAGTTGTGACCCTGGACACCTTCCGGATAGGGGCAACCGACCAGTTGAAGCGCTTCTCGAGGCTCCTGAACATTCCCCTTGAAATCGTCCGGGACCCATCAGAGCTGAAATCAAGGATAAGCAAACATATGAGCATGGACAGGATATTCATCGACACCGCCGGAAGAAACCCCGGTGAGGGGCGATACCTGGAGGAGCTAAAAAAGGTATACAAACTGGGCCTTCCCATCGAGACGCACCTGCTTATGAGCCCCAACAGTGACGACTCATTCCTCACCTCGGCCTACAGGCATTACAGCAGACTGAATATCGACTGTCTCGGCTTCACAAAGCTGGATGAATCGGTAAAGCGGGGATCGATCTACAACCTTTCGCTCCTGTACCAGAAACCCGTTGCCTACATAACAACGGGGCAGCGCATACCCGGAGATCTGGCATTCCCCGACAGCAGTACCCTTGCAAGACTCGTCCTCGGGGAGGGGTTGACTGCAACGGAAAACAACGGGGGTATTCGGGCATGA
- the flhB_1 gene encoding flagellar biosynthetic protein FlhB: MAEDQEKTEQATPRRRQKAREEGEVARSKELTSMISMSGVLIVLTMMGGYTARKMLALTRDGFIIDLGRNPMDVLLGFIERGMGLLLPFLLFSLVMGIAGNVIQGGFVFKPLKLSLGKFNPMEGVKRLFSKNAIIEFFKGLVKFTIGAVLLYLMIRGAIPAIGRLIMMDISSITVVMSGLILHTLKVGFICFLVISVLDYISEQWKYEQSLKMSSEEIKEEYKQTEGNPQVKSRIRSIQRDLARQRMMQEVPRATVVITNPTHLAVALKYEKGETDAPKIVAKGADYLAQRIRETARKSGVPIMEDRPLAQTLYKLEIGTEIPQALYRAVAKILAYIYKLRESGA, translated from the coding sequence ATGGCAGAGGATCAGGAAAAAACAGAACAAGCAACGCCACGGAGGCGACAGAAGGCCCGGGAAGAGGGAGAAGTAGCAAGGAGCAAGGAACTCACCTCCATGATCTCCATGAGCGGGGTCCTCATTGTCCTTACCATGATGGGCGGGTATACTGCACGGAAGATGCTTGCACTGACAAGAGACGGCTTTATAATAGACCTGGGGAGAAACCCCATGGATGTCCTGCTCGGTTTTATTGAAAGGGGAATGGGGTTGCTCCTGCCCTTTCTCCTCTTCTCACTTGTCATGGGTATTGCCGGAAATGTCATCCAGGGAGGATTTGTATTCAAACCCCTGAAGCTGAGCCTCGGAAAGTTCAACCCTATGGAGGGAGTCAAGAGGCTATTCTCAAAGAATGCAATCATCGAGTTTTTCAAGGGTCTGGTCAAGTTCACCATCGGGGCCGTTCTGCTGTACCTGATGATCAGGGGGGCAATACCGGCAATCGGCCGGCTTATCATGATGGATATCTCCAGCATCACCGTTGTCATGTCAGGCCTGATCCTTCATACACTCAAGGTCGGTTTCATATGCTTCTTGGTCATATCCGTCCTGGACTACATAAGTGAGCAATGGAAGTACGAACAGTCCCTGAAGATGAGCAGTGAAGAGATCAAGGAGGAGTACAAGCAGACCGAGGGTAATCCACAGGTGAAATCACGCATAAGATCCATACAGCGGGACCTGGCAAGGCAGCGGATGATGCAGGAGGTGCCCAGGGCCACTGTTGTTATCACCAATCCCACCCACCTCGCCGTTGCCCTCAAGTACGAAAAGGGAGAGACCGATGCGCCGAAGATAGTTGCCAAAGGGGCTGACTACCTTGCACAGCGGATCAGGGAGACAGCCAGGAAATCGGGTGTCCCCATCATGGAGGACAGGCCCCTTGCCCAGACGCTCTACAAGCTCGAAATCGGGACCGAGATACCACAGGCGCTTTACAGGGCGGTAGCGAAGATACTTGCATACATCTACAAGCTCAGGGAGAGCGGGGCATGA
- a CDS encoding cupin domain protein — translation MAEILDFKKLIKFSPEKITREMLSDKPEMRVALMCLEPGQELTPHKAPLRLMMYCMEGKGEFMVGDEVIEADEKTAILCDPMVSHGFRASCGQRLVVMAVVTPAEVEPE, via the coding sequence ATGGCGGAAATTCTCGATTTTAAAAAACTCATAAAATTCAGTCCTGAAAAGATTACAAGGGAAATGCTCTCTGATAAACCCGAGATGAGAGTGGCCCTCATGTGTCTTGAGCCCGGACAGGAACTGACACCCCACAAGGCGCCCCTACGGCTGATGATGTACTGTATGGAAGGAAAGGGAGAATTCATGGTGGGTGACGAAGTAATCGAGGCGGATGAAAAGACGGCGATCCTATGTGACCCGATGGTCTCCCATGGTTTCAGGGCTTCATGTGGACAGCGGCTTGTGGTTATGGCAGTTGTCACGCCCGCTGAAGTGGAACCCGAATAA
- the ybbD gene encoding putative lipoprotein YbbD precursor: MDNLERVLYRMIIARLDGDRIDDPSCRAELHDLVRKGIGGFIVFGGIYDEVSFFIEELQGASSSPLFIASDIERGVAQQIKGATEFPCQMAVAAAIRGDGITDMELLRGSLKSVAGEAADVGINMPLTPVLDVNRNPDNPIICTRAFSDNPDTVAWLGSEYIRAFESEGLLSCAKHFPGHGDTSVDSHMSLPVINKSYGELLEEDIAPFRVAVERGVSGIMAGHLSIPSIDAMPASLSERLIRGVLREELSFSGLVVTDALDMHALKGIRNIHTLSLSAGADLLLHPEDPEKAVSELLVSCRRGDLDEDTLKATLRRIGRFKEGLRLPKLVTEDLDTHRKSPRIIRERSITLVRDDRSLIPVRALNAVPVLVSGDKPGEKAGMLRPYFSDVRPLEGAGRRSAGTVIIAVFTDVKAWRGSSGIGTDERRKIERIIRNSESSVVISFGSPYLLRHFETADVLIAAYEPVESAVWSVVMGLGGEMEFRGALPVDIGLK; encoded by the coding sequence ATGGATAACCTTGAAAGGGTTCTTTACCGGATGATAATTGCAAGGCTCGATGGTGACAGGATTGACGACCCTTCCTGCAGGGCGGAGTTGCATGACCTCGTACGGAAGGGGATCGGGGGGTTTATAGTATTTGGAGGGATATATGATGAGGTAAGCTTTTTTATCGAAGAACTTCAGGGTGCTTCCTCCTCCCCCCTCTTTATTGCCTCCGACATTGAACGCGGTGTCGCACAGCAGATAAAGGGTGCAACGGAATTCCCTTGCCAGATGGCGGTTGCCGCTGCGATCAGGGGTGACGGCATTACGGATATGGAACTCCTGAGAGGGTCTCTTAAGTCGGTTGCCGGTGAGGCCGCCGACGTAGGCATAAACATGCCGCTTACCCCTGTCCTTGACGTTAACCGCAACCCGGACAACCCTATAATCTGTACAAGGGCATTTTCGGACAATCCCGATACCGTTGCATGGCTCGGTTCCGAATATATCAGGGCCTTTGAGTCAGAGGGGTTACTGAGCTGTGCAAAGCATTTCCCCGGGCATGGAGACACATCGGTCGATTCTCACATGTCACTTCCCGTAATCAATAAATCCTACGGAGAGCTTTTAGAGGAAGATATCGCCCCTTTCAGGGTCGCCGTTGAAAGAGGAGTAAGCGGTATCATGGCAGGTCATCTGAGTATACCCTCCATAGATGCCATGCCTGCATCTCTTTCAGAGAGGCTTATAAGGGGCGTATTAAGGGAGGAACTCTCCTTCAGTGGGCTCGTTGTTACCGATGCACTCGATATGCATGCACTGAAGGGTATCCGCAATATCCATACGTTGTCTCTTTCGGCCGGGGCGGACCTCCTGCTGCATCCTGAGGACCCTGAGAAAGCGGTAAGTGAGTTGCTTGTTTCCTGCCGGAGAGGAGACCTGGACGAAGATACACTGAAGGCGACGCTCCGGAGGATAGGACGTTTCAAGGAGGGACTCAGGCTCCCGAAACTCGTGACCGAAGACCTCGATACACACCGGAAGTCCCCGCGAATCATCAGGGAGAGGTCTATTACACTTGTCAGGGATGATAGGTCACTGATACCTGTCAGGGCCCTAAATGCCGTACCGGTCCTGGTATCCGGAGACAAACCGGGAGAAAAGGCCGGGATGTTGCGCCCGTACTTCAGTGATGTCCGGCCGCTTGAAGGCGCGGGGAGGAGAAGCGCCGGGACGGTCATCATAGCTGTCTTTACCGATGTGAAGGCATGGAGGGGGAGTTCAGGTATCGGCACCGACGAAAGACGAAAAATCGAGAGGATTATTAGGAACTCTGAAAGCTCCGTCGTCATATCTTTCGGGAGCCCGTATCTGCTCAGACATTTTGAAACGGCCGATGTCCTGATTGCGGCTTATGAGCCTGTTGAGAGTGCGGTTTGGTCGGTAGTCATGGGACTGGGGGGCGAGATGGAGTTCAGGGGGGCCTTGCCGGTGGATATAGGGCTGAAATAA
- the fliA gene encoding RNA polymerase sigma factor FliA has translation MLQAYRASIDEEEKERIIKDLLPYIKYTAYRIAWRLPPQLTVDDLISVGIIGLLDAIDRYDPSRQANLKTYAEYRIKGSMLDELRAAEWTPKHLQKKINTVKATYSSLEQKLRRPPSEEEVAEELAIDLDELFKILNNANASISISLDEIESRVDRNGNGDYNIHDHIRDDKSDDPLTELEKTDSREHLKKAITRLPEREQMILSLYYWEELTFREIGQILQISESRVSQLHSQALVRIRGHIQER, from the coding sequence ATGTTACAGGCATACAGGGCATCAATAGACGAGGAGGAAAAGGAGCGGATAATCAAGGACCTCCTTCCCTACATCAAGTATACGGCCTACCGTATTGCCTGGAGACTTCCACCACAGTTGACCGTTGATGACCTGATCAGCGTAGGGATAATCGGTCTCCTCGATGCAATCGACCGCTATGACCCCTCAAGGCAGGCGAACCTCAAGACCTATGCGGAATACCGCATTAAAGGTTCCATGCTTGATGAGCTGAGGGCAGCGGAATGGACTCCGAAACACCTTCAGAAGAAGATCAACACCGTAAAGGCAACATACAGCAGCCTCGAGCAGAAACTTCGAAGACCGCCATCGGAGGAGGAGGTTGCTGAAGAACTCGCTATAGATCTTGATGAACTCTTCAAGATCCTTAACAACGCCAATGCATCTATATCAATAAGTCTCGATGAGATTGAATCCAGGGTGGACCGCAACGGTAACGGTGACTACAACATCCACGACCATATCAGGGATGACAAATCAGACGACCCGCTCACGGAGCTTGAAAAGACGGATTCGAGAGAGCACCTGAAAAAAGCGATCACACGGCTCCCGGAAAGGGAACAGATGATACTTTCTCTCTACTACTGGGAGGAACTCACCTTCAGGGAGATAGGCCAGATCCTGCAAATATCGGAATCCCGTGTATCCCAGCTCCACAGCCAGGCGCTTGTCAGGATCAGGGGACACATACAGGAGCGGTAA
- the flhA gene encoding flagellar biosynthesis protein FlhA translates to MNWTGLLKQRSDVVLALSMLVVLGVMLLPVPAFALDILLSLSISIAIVILLTSLYIRKPLDFSVFPSLLLMVTLYRLSLNIATTRIILLKGHEGVDAAGRVILSFGNFVVGGNYAVGFVVFLILVIINFVVITKGSGRIAEVAARFTLDAMPGKQMAIDADLNTGLIDEQEARKRRAFIAHEADFYGAMDGSSKFVRGDAIAGLIITAINIIGGLLIGIIQDGMPIAEAARTYTILTIGDGLVSQIPALLISTAAGIVVSRAGSDTDLGEEVKRQIFVNPKALSTTSGVLFILALVPGLPHVPFLLISITAGAVAYLTVKKSREEEEELRPVEAAPEPTIESFLELDPLTLEIGYGLIPLVEEPEGQMLQKIKAMRRQIAQEMGFVVPPIHIKDNLKLRPHEYSFMLKGIDLARSEILLGKWLAVIPDDNIEKVEGIPTREPAFGLPALWIDEKDLDRAQSLGYTVVDTPTVIVTHLTELLRKNGWEVLTRAEVQQILDNVARNYPRIVEELVPAMLPLGTVQRVLQNLLKERVPIKDIITILETLLDHGQTVKDHETLTEFVRQSLARTITRQHLLPDGTLPVFTLDPIFEKEMVQSLGEGAGVSPQLMQRLMKSLDRATKDERVKSIQPILVCSPQVRKHLRKITERIMPSLVVLSSGEISPEVKLYSLGMVSYEN, encoded by the coding sequence ATGAACTGGACCGGTTTGTTGAAACAGAGAAGCGATGTTGTCCTCGCATTATCCATGCTGGTGGTTCTCGGCGTGATGCTCCTCCCCGTTCCGGCATTTGCCCTCGATATCCTCCTGTCCCTCTCGATATCAATTGCAATCGTTATCCTCTTGACATCCCTCTATATCAGAAAACCCCTCGATTTCTCGGTCTTTCCATCCCTGCTCCTGATGGTGACACTCTACAGGCTGTCACTGAATATAGCCACTACCAGGATAATCCTCCTCAAGGGGCATGAGGGAGTGGACGCAGCCGGAAGGGTGATCCTGTCCTTTGGTAATTTCGTTGTCGGCGGAAACTACGCCGTGGGGTTCGTTGTCTTCCTGATCCTTGTGATTATTAACTTCGTGGTCATCACAAAGGGTTCAGGCAGGATAGCAGAGGTTGCCGCCAGGTTCACGCTCGATGCAATGCCCGGCAAGCAGATGGCTATCGATGCCGACCTGAACACCGGTCTTATTGATGAGCAGGAGGCAAGAAAAAGACGTGCGTTCATAGCACACGAGGCGGATTTCTATGGCGCAATGGACGGATCGAGCAAGTTTGTAAGGGGTGACGCCATTGCAGGGCTGATCATTACGGCAATCAATATAATAGGCGGCCTTCTCATAGGAATCATCCAGGATGGAATGCCCATAGCCGAGGCTGCAAGGACGTACACAATACTTACTATCGGTGACGGTCTCGTATCCCAGATCCCTGCATTACTCATATCAACCGCCGCAGGAATAGTAGTCAGCAGGGCGGGAAGCGATACAGACCTCGGGGAAGAGGTAAAGAGACAGATCTTCGTAAACCCGAAGGCCCTTTCCACCACATCGGGGGTCCTTTTCATACTTGCCCTGGTCCCGGGACTTCCACACGTTCCCTTCTTGCTGATATCCATTACAGCAGGCGCTGTTGCCTATTTAACGGTCAAGAAGTCCCGGGAGGAAGAGGAGGAACTGAGGCCTGTAGAGGCCGCCCCGGAGCCGACCATAGAATCCTTCCTCGAACTCGATCCCCTTACACTCGAAATCGGCTACGGCCTCATCCCCCTTGTCGAGGAACCGGAGGGACAGATGCTTCAGAAGATAAAGGCGATGCGGAGACAGATTGCCCAGGAGATGGGTTTTGTAGTGCCTCCCATACATATAAAGGACAACCTCAAGCTACGGCCCCATGAGTACAGCTTCATGCTGAAGGGCATAGATCTGGCACGCAGCGAGATCCTCCTTGGTAAGTGGCTTGCAGTAATACCCGACGACAACATCGAAAAGGTCGAAGGTATTCCGACAAGGGAACCGGCCTTCGGCCTTCCCGCCCTGTGGATAGACGAGAAGGACCTTGACCGGGCGCAGAGCCTCGGATACACAGTGGTTGATACACCAACGGTTATTGTTACACACCTGACGGAGCTGCTCAGGAAAAACGGCTGGGAGGTGTTAACGCGTGCCGAGGTCCAGCAGATACTCGATAATGTAGCCAGGAACTACCCCAGGATCGTGGAAGAACTCGTTCCGGCAATGCTTCCTCTCGGGACAGTACAGAGGGTGTTGCAGAACCTGCTTAAGGAACGTGTGCCCATCAAGGATATCATCACCATACTTGAAACCCTCCTCGACCACGGCCAGACAGTAAAGGATCATGAAACCCTCACCGAGTTTGTAAGACAATCCCTTGCAAGGACGATCACGAGACAGCATCTCCTTCCGGACGGGACACTCCCCGTTTTTACACTCGACCCGATTTTCGAAAAAGAGATGGTGCAGTCACTTGGCGAAGGGGCCGGGGTTTCTCCACAACTCATGCAGAGGCTTATGAAGAGCCTCGACAGGGCAACAAAGGACGAAAGGGTAAAGAGCATCCAGCCCATCCTGGTCTGTTCACCACAGGTCAGGAAACATCTCAGGAAGATTACCGAACGTATAATGCCTTCTCTCGTGGTGCTCTCCAGCGGAGAGATATCACCGGAGGTAAAACTCTATTCACTGGGAATGGTGAGTTATGAGAATTAA